CGCCTCCCCGCCGAAGACCGCTAGCTCGGCGCATGGCGGCGTCGGAAGCCCGGACTCGAGGCACGCGATCAGCGCGTCCAGCCCGTCGGGGTTGGCTTTGAGCGCGTAGTCGCGATAGGTGCGTCCTCGCGCGCTGAGCGGCAGTTCGCCGCGGAGCTCGCGCGCAAGCGCCCGAGCCCCGTCCGGACTTTCGCCGGTCACCCCGCCCGCGATGAGGGCTCTGACGCGGCCGGGATCGAGGACCGCGGTCCAGAGGGCGATGGCGGCGCCCATCGAATAGCCAAAGAGGTCGAAGGTTGAAGCGCCGACCGCGTCGGCCAGCGCGATCACGTCCCGCGCCAGCTGATCCATCTCGTACGCGGCGGGCTCGAATGGCCGATCGCTGGCGCCGTGTCCGCGCACGTCGGGAACGAGAAGACGTCGACCCCGCAGCGCTGCCAGCCAACCGTATTCGT
The nucleotide sequence above comes from Chloroflexota bacterium. Encoded proteins:
- a CDS encoding alpha/beta hydrolase, which produces MASYVSGQVRIHFREVGDGFPLLLVHGWGASGAEWDEYGWLAALRGRRLLVPDVRGHGASDRPFEPAAYEMDQLARDVIALADAVGASTFDLFGYSMGAAIALWTAVLDPGRVRALIAGGVTGESPDGARALARELRGELPLSARGRTYRDYALKANPDGLDALIACLESGLPTPPCAELAVFGGEALLFAGDLDRRAEHTRAVASCLPGGRFLLLPGLDHMGAFGDPRAHRAVDAFLGEVADT